The following are from one region of the Remersonia thermophila strain ATCC 22073 chromosome 6, whole genome shotgun sequence genome:
- a CDS encoding mitochondrial 37S ribosomal protein mS23 encodes MGRQFLAARVLQTAEARLTKGGLRIPTIRADVFAPMKNGPETAPAWLKAVAKVAPSETLTRPYPVQHTERRDRKSGRKLHPHRNMFRPTRIVHPEDELRRDFFRDHPWELARPRMLLELDGQDARHRDWSKGLRQPGMALSGECVVQRQLWLMENHGLSKQAAYDVARKEFYHLRHQEEVERRLAVEEARMYGAYFGQDYNRVGMQLEDAAYERWKKWAGEQIAQIDLQRAEAYSSVVDEAEEIEAAVL; translated from the exons ATGGGCCGCCagttcctcgccgcgcgggtCCTCCAaaccgccgaggcccgcctcaCCAAAGGCGGCCTTCGCATCCCCACGATCCGCGCCGACGTCTTCGCTCCCATGAAGAACGGCCCCGAaaccgccccggcctggctcaaggccgtcgccaaggtCGCCCCCTCCGAGACCCTGACCCGGCCCTACCCCGTCCAGCACACGGAGCGCCGCGATCGCAAGAGCGGCCGCAAGCTGCACCCCCACCGCAACATGTTCCGCCCCACGCGCATCGTCCACCcggaggacgagctgcgccgcgacTTCTTCCGCGACCACCCCTGGGAGCTGGCCCGCCCCCGcatgctgctcgagctggacgGCCAGGACGCGAGGCATCGGGATTGGAGCAAGGGCTTGAGGCAGCCGGGCATGGCGCTGAGCGGCGAATG CGTCGTCCAGCGTCAGCTCTGGCTCATGGAAAACCACGGCCTGTCCAAGCAGGCCGCCTACGACGTGGCGCGAAAGGAGTTCTACCACCTGCGGCACCAGGAAGAGGTCGAGcggcgcctcgccgtcgaggaggcgcgcaTGTACGGCGCCTACTTTGGCCAGGATTACAACCGCGTGGGCATGCagctcgaggatgccgcctACGAGCGCTGGAAGAAGTGGGCCGGCGAGCAGATCGCCCAGATCGATctgcagcgcgccgaggcgtaCAGCAgcgtggtggacgaggccgaggagatcgaggccgcGGTGCTGTAG